CacttttgaagaaaataaaaaatgcaaAATAAGTCATGCCATAATGCTAACATATAgtgtccaaaaaaaaaaaagaagaagataaagaaaACCCATAAAACAAGTACTATTAATAAGAAATAATGAAAACAAAcgtgatttgatttgagttttattTGACTTACTAGATGTTTATCTTCTATAATTCTATAAAGACTTATTATACCATATAAAATTGTAGTTCAaactttaaataatatattaagaaacatgaattatgaaaaaatttaacAAACACTTATAAattacattataataaatatttcaaagtataaaatatttgtaaaatttgtataaatataatattgatTTGGTTCGAtttcaatttaatattttttagtgaaaatcaaatcaaattagtTATGATCgatttttttttcaacaatAAATTAAGTTAAATCAAATCACTAGTCTATTCTTTTTACAGTTTAGTTTAGTTTATCGATTTGGTACGATTTGTTGCATTCCTTTGAACACCCATAGTTACAATAGTGAGAAAGGGGGTGGGGTAAATTTATAGGTTAACCTAGTGGTAGCTGCTCCAATGATTCTCGCTCGCTTCAGCCGTTATATGGGTATGATTGTGGGCATTCAATGTGGTTAAAAGGACAGGTATTGTTTGAGTTATCTCTTGTACCAACATTATAAACCTTCGCGTATGGATGCTCCTGGGCTCCTACTGTTCAATGTGTGTATGACGGGTCTGAAAGCTTATTCTCGGATGGTCTAACAAGTCATTGATCCAACTGGCATTGATTGATTGTAGTCCCTAATGCCTTACACTTTTAAGCTCTCCAATTATTCCAAACATCATAGTCTCCAAGCAAATAAAACCTTCATTTGGATGCACCAGTTTTCAAAGTTATCTTTAATGAGCACAGAAACTTTTTATGTAGTTCCATAAGTGTTCTAAAACTTTTTCTACATTTGGTTGTCTCCCGGATATTCACCGATCGACTCTCATACCGAATGTTAGAAGAAATTTGGAGGGTAAGACAACTTAACAAACACTCAAAAGTTCACAAAAAGGCTAGCATACATGGATAATAATTTATAGGTGAATTACATTATGTACTATATTAatgtatatgtattttcattAATTTAGTCTACACTTCACATATCTTCCGAAGTACATGTATAACACCAATAGACTTTGCTTCTTCCAAAGTAAATGAACAAATTCACACTCTAATACATGTATCTCAAAAACTAAGACACTCAATTAATACTCTAGTTCATAAACTATATGAAGAAGTTTAATGTTTTAACAATATAGTTGTGCTTTACGCTTTTTATCTTACGTGTCGATTTACTAAAAGTAAAGAAGCAttatttgattttgaatgaaattGTGCATCTCTCTTAATCTTTAGCCCAGAAATGTTTAAAAGAATAGAAAGTCAAAATTCATTTGGAAATAGATGAAGTGATACAAAACATTTATTATTAACGTTTGATAAAGTATTACAGCAATAGTTGGCGTTGCTAATTAATCTTTGAATGAAACTAAGGTAATAAATTTATTCTAATTAAAGGATacacatatatttttaattaaaagtgaaGGAAATTGGAATGGGAGGAATTACTAGAATCAGCTccatgaaaataaagaaaatagaaaatacTATATGCCATACATGAAACCAGATCCATGAAACTTGTCTCTTGTTAATACATCAATACGTTCAACTGTCATAGCATCCAGATAGTTTTTATGATCCCCAACAGCACCTTTTCTAAAGAAAGTATTGTAGGGAACTTGAAACCAACAAGGAAAATCCCCAGATTTGTTCACCTCATGGTTGCTCAGAATATCAAAGCTGCAATTCTTCACTATCTCATCTACTTCCTCCTCATTCTTAAATGGGCACCCTAGAAACTCCGCCAATTTCTTGACATGAATATTTGTGTCTTTCATTAGCTCTTCATATGTtataaagaatatatttttaggtTTCTCCAAGCTTGCCTTTTTGAATCCCATAACATGATCATAATAAGGTCCACCAGGAAATATTCCAGAACAAAATTTCTCAATAGCTTCTTCGAGATGCCATAGTCCGTCTTGATCTGCATCCTTCCATTTATTTGTGAAATGCCACATTGATACCAACGTATCTTTAGGATTTCTTGTAATGTAAATAACTCGACATTTAGATGAATCGAAAGTGTTACCTAGAAGCTGGTAGGGAATATGAGTCGAATAAATCCTTGTTGAATCTTCAAGAGTTGTGATTGGAGATGATTGATCAGTTGTTCCAAAGACTTGGACCTCAAGCGTAGGAACAAGATCATGGGGATTGTGCTTCACTAATGACTCTTCTGAAGATCGATTTATGATGGAAAACACGAGAGATTTAAGCCATGTCGTTCCAGTTTTTGGAAAGGACCCTAAAATTACATCATTAGGAAGtggcttgaattcactaagaactCGAATAGTGTTTGGTACAAATTTAGGAAGGAACCAAAAACCATTTATTTGACAGACATAGTTTTTTCCCCACCAATTTTCctttggtaaggttgcatggatCTCATCATGGACAACTTCCAAGCTATTCACCATAACTATACTGAGAGGACTATATGTAATGAATAAGAGGATAATTATTAGGAGTCACTCCTACAAAGCttacatatataaatagtggtaagaagtaaggattaatataaTGTAGCTTAAATATTTGATGTAATTCAATATTTTCCAGAAAAGCCCGATCTCGACTTCCAAAATCTCCCACATGGGGCATTGGTTTAGGCCATTGGACCTTGTGATTCAGTATTGGTTCAGCAATAAATTTAAATGTTGTAAACACACAATTAAGGAGGGTGAATTGTGTCCTTTAGAATTTTATTTCTCTCACTAGCCATTGTAATGGTCACCCAATTAATGTGTGGTTTTACCAATGCTTACTACCACCACTTACAATATGATTTTGAGATGCTTATCACCAATGTATAATTTTAATTGACAAAAAAGGTTTATAAGTGATTTTCACGCGCTCACCAATAATGCAAATGTTATATCTATCTAACCACTTTCTCACTATAAAGTTAGGACTTTTACCCGGTATTTGGTTAGCAATAAATACACATGTataacaagaaataatataaatatcagTAAAGTGTCATAATTTGTTCTTTTTGAAGTTTCATACCTTAATTAATGGGAGTATGATTTGTTATATATCTAAATTATCACTCattagtttgaaaaacacaCATCTCTTTTTTATTATACTCTCTTGATGTATGTGTACTACATGCACTCtctcctttatttttaaaaaaattatcacataACATTCCacatgaacaaaatattttatcttgacaaaaaataaataaatttgtagtattagttaaaagttaagaTTAGAATATTATTAGATTAGGTATGAAACTTTCACTCTCAATAGTTTAGATTATTAAATttgacaagattctagataaattaatttgaatatatGGTAGAAAGATAATTCTTCATTGGTAAAGAAAGAAGGTAGTAACTTTgtaggtgaaagtttggtaaaccATAATTTGGTTGCACATGTTAAACCTTGACATTTTGATACAtagtgatgtcatggatgacatcaagaagaagaattcattcctataaataggtagcTCTTGATTTATTTGAAATACACCTTTCACTTGTCTTCTCATCTTCTAAAACATTTGATCTTCTTTCTCTCTTATAGTATTTCacttatatttttttggagTGAAATAAATATTGGTTGGTTAGTCCGAGGATtaagcaaaagaaaataaacttttattGAACCTTGTAAATTTCCGGTGTTCTTTTTATTGTTGtcttatttactatttattatcTGTCTTTAGATATAGTAGTCGTAATTTCAC
This sequence is a window from Solanum dulcamara chromosome 10, daSolDulc1.2, whole genome shotgun sequence. Protein-coding genes within it:
- the LOC129871319 gene encoding cytosolic sulfotransferase 17-like, translated to MVNSLEVVHDEIHATLPKENWWGKNYVCQINGFWFLPKFVPNTIRVLSEFKPLPNDVILGSFPKTGTTWLKSLVFSIINRSSEESLVKHNPHDLVPTLEVQVFGTTDQSSPITTLEDSTRIYSTHIPYQLLGNTFDSSKCRVIYITRNPKDTLVSMWHFTNKWKDADQDGLWHLEEAIEKFCSGIFPGGPYYDHVMGFKKASLEKPKNIFFITYEELMKDTNIHVKKLAEFLGCPFKNEEEVDEIVKNCSFDILSNHEVNKSGDFPCWFQVPYNTFFRKGAVGDHKNYLDAMTVERIDVLTRDKFHGSGFMYGI